One stretch of Amycolatopsis sp. NBC_00345 DNA includes these proteins:
- a CDS encoding helix-turn-helix domain-containing protein: MAGSFGETLRRIREGKGISQARLATEITYSKSYLSKIENDLKAPTADIAKRCDSVLGTGGVLSALVRSVAAAPNEAVEEDPDEQVWVVVMDGEREHRFHQLPRRLAQAGLGLPPGFALSGSAHAEVDELTLAGLQTSFGHYRRLGTMSGPATVLMQVVSHITVLRTLAAGDHPAHIRAQLLLQASRAAEYAGWMSQEAGDEQAALWWTRRAVRYATAGGDEHLASYAHVRQAEIALYRQDPLTTIELAARAQDDRAAGPRILGLAARCEAQGHALAGDTGAFECALDRASCLLAEREPTASPLGSSSVSDEIALARGWSLFDLGRPGEAAEVLDRHVPDMAVDARRARARFGARRVLAHAAAGELDQACTLAHDVLEDAAHVDSATIRTDLRHLVRITARWRTHPAVQQLRPALSTALRLPSAGA; encoded by the coding sequence ATGGCCGGCTCATTCGGCGAAACGCTGCGGCGGATCCGTGAGGGAAAAGGGATTTCCCAAGCCCGGCTGGCCACGGAGATCACCTACAGCAAAAGCTATCTGAGCAAGATCGAGAACGACCTCAAGGCACCGACCGCCGACATCGCGAAGCGGTGCGACAGCGTCCTCGGTACTGGTGGGGTCCTTTCGGCTCTCGTGCGCTCGGTCGCCGCGGCACCAAACGAAGCCGTCGAAGAGGATCCGGACGAACAGGTGTGGGTCGTCGTCATGGACGGCGAGCGCGAGCACCGTTTCCACCAGCTGCCCCGGCGGCTGGCCCAGGCCGGTCTGGGCCTGCCGCCGGGATTCGCGCTCAGCGGGTCCGCGCACGCGGAGGTCGACGAGCTCACCCTCGCCGGGCTCCAGACGTCGTTCGGCCACTACCGGCGGCTCGGCACGATGAGCGGGCCGGCCACGGTCCTGATGCAGGTCGTCTCCCACATCACGGTGCTGCGCACGCTGGCCGCCGGGGACCACCCCGCGCACATCCGGGCGCAGCTGCTCCTGCAGGCCTCACGCGCGGCCGAATACGCCGGCTGGATGAGCCAGGAGGCCGGTGACGAGCAGGCGGCCCTGTGGTGGACCCGGCGCGCGGTGCGGTACGCGACCGCGGGCGGCGACGAGCACCTGGCGAGTTACGCGCACGTGCGGCAGGCGGAAATCGCGCTGTACCGGCAGGATCCGCTGACCACGATCGAACTCGCGGCCCGGGCCCAGGACGACCGGGCGGCGGGCCCGCGCATCCTGGGACTGGCCGCGCGGTGCGAGGCGCAGGGGCACGCGCTCGCCGGGGACACCGGTGCCTTCGAGTGCGCGCTCGACCGGGCGAGCTGTCTGCTCGCCGAACGCGAACCGACCGCCTCACCGCTGGGCTCGTCAAGCGTCTCCGACGAGATCGCGCTGGCGCGAGGCTGGTCGCTGTTCGACCTCGGCCGCCCGGGCGAAGCGGCCGAGGTGCTGGACCGCCACGTCCCGGACATGGCAGTGGACGCCCGCCGGGCCCGCGCCCGCTTCGGCGCCCGTCGCGTCCTCGCCCACGCCGCGGCGGGCGAACTGGACCAGGCCTGCACACTCGCCCACGACGTGCTCGAAGACGCGGCCCACGTCGACTCCGCGACCATCCGCACGGACCTGCGCCACCTGGTGCGGATCACGGCGCGCTGGCGCACCCACCCGGCGGTCCAGCAACTGCGGCCGGCGCTGAGCACGGCGCTGCGCCTGCCTTCGGCTGGCGCCTGA
- a CDS encoding NUDIX hydrolase, whose protein sequence is MIREEAESPAGGWSRLASTSVFTSPWFEVRRDDAVRPDGSGSPYDHVVSPGSVTVVAVDGQGLVAVTRQWIYVHDEVQWRLPAGRIDPADRDSLAAARRELAEETGISAETWRPLGAVNCADSFTNHRDHAFFATGLRHGAADLEPGEADLEVHALPFDEALALVTTGRMPHAGSSYAVLMTRTLGLA, encoded by the coding sequence CCGCGAAGAAGCAGAGTCCCCCGCCGGCGGCTGGTCCCGCCTGGCTTCGACCAGCGTGTTCACCTCCCCCTGGTTCGAAGTGCGCCGCGACGACGCCGTGCGCCCGGACGGCTCGGGAAGCCCTTACGACCACGTCGTGTCGCCCGGCTCCGTCACCGTCGTCGCCGTGGACGGGCAAGGGCTGGTCGCGGTGACCCGGCAGTGGATCTACGTGCACGACGAGGTCCAGTGGCGGCTGCCCGCCGGCCGGATCGACCCGGCGGACCGGGATTCGCTCGCCGCGGCCCGCCGCGAACTGGCCGAGGAGACCGGGATCTCCGCCGAGACGTGGCGCCCGCTGGGGGCCGTCAACTGCGCGGACTCGTTCACCAATCACCGCGACCACGCGTTCTTCGCCACCGGGCTGCGCCACGGGGCCGCAGACCTCGAGCCGGGCGAGGCGGACCTCGAAGTCCACGCGCTGCCGTTCGACGAGGCGCTGGCCCTGGTCACCACCGGCCGGATGCCGCACGCGGGCAGCTCGTACGCCGTGCTGATGACCCGCACCCTCGGCCTGGCCTGA